Below is a genomic region from Candidatus Binatia bacterium.
GGACCGTGTTCTTCGGTGCGATCGCAATGCCGTTCGAGCCGAAGCGGCCGAGCCTCGACGGATGCTCGGGCGCCGTGGATTTTGAAATGCGTCCGAAGCCATAGAACGCGCGCAACTGCGACAGATCGACGTCTTCGATGTCCGGACCTATCGTGCCGTCGGAGAAGCTGAGCGTCATCCACGGTTCGAAGTGAGTGATCACCCGCGGGTGCACGTTCGGGTGCGATGCGAGATAGAAGTTGAGGCCGTCCGCCCATCCCTCCATCAACGCGCGCAGCCATCCCGGGCTGGCACGATACTTCCTCTCGAGATCGTTGGGATCGATGAAGAGCTTCGCGCGCAGATCGCTGTAAATGGCCGAGGCGCCTTTGCCCTCGGCGAGCCTGCCGAGATCCTCGACGTAGTTGGTTTCTACGCGATTGAAATCGTCCTCGGCCTGGGCGTAGGCCATCCCGAAGACCGCATCTGCGTCGGTCGGGCCACGCACGTGGGCGATTCCCCAGTCGTCACGGACGATCGTGACGCGCTCGGCCCGTGCCCGCAATGCGGCCCCGTCGTCGGTTAGGCTCAATGGCGGCGTGCTGGTCACGCCGGCGAGAACCAGCAGAGTCGCTGGAAAGAAGCTCCTCAGTCGCAAGGATGCCACGGATTCGAAGAACGATCACCTCCGCCCTCGCAAGAGGTCAGCCGCCATGCTCTGCTCGAAGCCTTCCGCTGCGTTAACCTACTTAGGGAGGTTTTCATGTTGCGCATTATATCGGCGCTTTCGGTCGTCGCCTTCCTCGCGGGGTGCGTCAACTCTTCGGTAAGCTCGGTGCCCGGCGTACGACTCTCCGCGGACGCGCATGCCGCGCACTGTCCCGCGTACCGTAAAGGCTCTGGTCTTCTGCCCGACGGGGACTTTCAACAAGCGATCGATCCGGGAACTTACTATAAAACGTTCTCCAAGGGGCAGAAACTTGCGCCTCACTGGAAAGTGACGGTGCTCAACATCAATTTCGTCGGCACGAAATTTTGGAACTTCGATCATCTGTGCAGCGTCGATCTCGACGGAGAGAGCGCCGTGGGCGGCATCGAGAACCCGAGTTTTCCCACGAAAAAGGGTGCGGCATACGTGCTGTCGTTTTTGCTCTCCGGGAATTCCTACTGCGCCTCAACGACCAAGAAGATGAGAGTTTCCGTCGGCAATAAGAGCGTGCTATTCAAGTGGCTTGACGCTAACGGGCACAGCGTTCAGTATGGCATCTTCGGAAAAAGAAGTTTGAAGTTCAACGCCACGAATTCGACGTCGACGCTGAAGTTTACCAGTCTCGACCCGCCGCACAGCGGCTGCGGCCCGGTCGTCGGAGGAATCTCCGTAACGGCGGCCTAGCCGGCAGATCTCAGCGGGGTCCATAGGCGCCGGCGTTCAGACTTTTCTTAAAAGTCTGGCGTACTTTTCAATTTGCTTACTGGACTCGGAGGCGGATCAATGAGAACGCGATGGCTGGTCTCGATGTCGCTTGCGCTCGCCGTGGCAGGATGCTCGTCCAACGGCGGCGGCTTCGGAGAAAACCTCGCACTGCCCACGCTCGGCACCGCCAATGCACGCGCAACCGGTCCGATCGGCGCATCGAGCCGTTCGGTTAGCTGGCCGGAGTTCGGCTTTATCCCTGCCGGCGGCAGGTTAAACCCCCACGAGCGGATTCTGTCGTCCCGCAACGTGCACCGGCTGCGCAAGCGGTGGTCATTCATCACGGGCTGCGTCGGCTCGATCTGCGGCGTGGACTCGTCGCCCGCGGTGGCCAACGGGGTGATCTACATCGGCTCGTATGACGGCAACGTCTACGCCCTCGACGCCGCCACCGGAGCCAAGCGCTGGTCGTTCCTTACGGGCGATCGCGTGTTCTCATCGCCGGCGGTGGTTAACGGCGTGGTCTACGTCGGCGCCCTCGACCACAACGTATACGCGCTCAACGCCGCCACCGGAGCGAAGGTGTGGTCCTACACCACCGGCTACGATGTGGCGTCATCCCCGGCAGTGGCCAACGGGGTCGTCTACATCGGCTCCGAAGACGGCAATATCTACGCGCTCAACGCAACGACTGGAGCGAAGTTGTGGTCCTTCGCGACCCACCTCGGTACAGACTCGTCGCCCGCGTTGGCCAACGGAATGCTCTACGTCGGCTCCGCTGAAGGCAACGTGTACGCCCTCAACGCCGCCAACGGGTCCAAGGTGTGGTCCTTCCCCACTGGCGGCAACGTGGAATCATCACCGGCGGTCGCCAACGGCTTGGTCTACTTCGGCTCCTCCGACGGCAACGTGTACGCGCTCAATGCGGCCACCGGAGCAAAAGTCTGGTCGTTCCCCGCGAGCGACTACGTGAACGCATCGCCGGCGGTGGCCAACGGAGCGGTCTATGCCGGCTCCATCGACGGCAACGTCTACGCCCTCAAGGCCGCTACCGGGGCGAAGTTGTGGTCGTACAACACTGGCAACCTCGTGTTTTCGTCGGCGGCGGTGGCCCATGGCGTCGTTTATGTCGGCTCCGAGAACGGCGTTGTGTACGCGTTCAGGGCGGCCACTGGGACGAAGCTGTGGTCCTACCGGACCGGCGAACGGGTGTTCTCGTCGCCGTCGGTGGCCAACGGGATGGTGTACGTCGGCTCCGCGGACCTCCACGTGTACGCCTTCGGTCTATGACTCTCCGGGCTTAGGTAGTAGCCTATTGCGACTCGGATTTCCATAGGCCGAGGACCGCGCCCGTCGGATCGCTGATGATGCTGAAAGATCCCATCCCGGGTACGGGCGTGATGCCTCTGATCAGCGTAGCCCCGAGCGATTGTGCTTTTTCCGTGGCCGCTTTGATGTCGTCGACCGAGAGGTACGCCATCCAGTTCGACGGCATTCCCGGCATCGGCGCCTTCATCATCCCGCCGCCAACACCATATTCGTTCTCGCCGACTTCGACCATCGTGTAGGTATCGCCGTCATCCATCGGCATATCCTCGAGCTTCCAATCGAACAGATTCCGGTAGAACTCCCGGGCCTTGCCGAGATCGTTGGTGGCCAACTCTACGTGGACGAACGGATTGGGCATTAAACGTTCCTTTCAGAGATGCGCGGAAACAGCGTGGGAGTGCGGGGGCTACTGCGTAGCCAGCCGTGTTACCTGCGCCGAGAGCTCCGGTGCGCCAAGCAGCTCGCAGACCGCAGGGAATTGAGCGGTGGGTCCACGCCACTCCAACTCGCTGACGCTTGCAAAAAGCGCGGCATCGGTTCGAAGGGTCGCCAGCTCTTTGAATAAGAGGGCGAGTTGGCGGCGCTCACCGAGCACCTCCGGCGGGAATCGTTCGATGCCGCCATAGCGCGTCAGGAGAGCGGCCGCGCCTTTCGGTCCGATGCCGCGGATACCGGGATAGCCATCCGCAGCATCACCGACGAGCGCGAGATAGTCGGGTATCAGATCCGGATCCACCCCAAATTTTGCTCGCACGCCGTCAGCGTCCCGGATCGCCTTGCTCCTTCGATCTATTTGCACTACGCGATCCCCACGCACGCACTGCGCGAGGTCCTTATCCGGTGTCCAAATGCAGACTTTCTGCACGCGAGAATCGTTCGAGGCAATAGCGGCCGCGGAAGCCAGCGCATCGTCTGCCTCGAGCTCGACCATCGCCCAGACTGGGATTCCCATTGCTCGCAACGCGCCCTCAAGGGGATCGAATTGCGCGCGGAGCGCCGGCTCGATTCCCTGACCGGTTTTGTACCCGCTCCAAAGCTCGTTACGGAAAGACTCGATGACGTGATCGGTGGCAACACCTAGGTGCGTCGCTCCGTCGCCGATCATGTGCAGCACCGTATTGAGCACCCCTGCAACCGCCCCGAAAGGCCGGTCCCTACCATCGGTGGAACGCCGCAGTCCGTAAAAATGCCGGAAGAGCTCGTAGGTTCCGTCGATCAGATGAACCACGGTGGACGCCATCGCCGTGCGTTCACTGACTGGCCCTCGCGCCACCTTTCTTGCTAAGCGAGTGGAGACGCGCGCAGAATGAGACGAGGTCTCTAGCTCACCTTTACCGCGCCGTGGTCGTCGCAGTGTGCGCCGTGCTGATTGTGCAGGTGGCCGCCGACGACATAATCCAGGTGCCCGGCGTGCGGTACCGCCTGGTGCCCGCAGCCTGACGCGTGGCGATGCGCCGACTCGTGCGCGGCGCAATCGTGTCCGTCACCGCAGTCGGCGGGATTTTGGCTTGACGCGGCGAGCTCGTGCTCGTCGAAGTGGCCATCGTGTCCGTGATGCATGTGACCATCGTGCAGATAATCGGTGTGGTCGTCGTGCTGCAAGCTCGAGTGTCCGCACCCAGCGGCGTGGGCATGGTCGTGAGAGTCGTGCGTCTTGTGCGTCATGATCGCATTATCTCCCGAAGAGTATCTGCTGTCCAGCGGCCGTTTTTAGCGAGCGGGGGGACGGCGCGACGCCGGCGGCGTACAGCGGCGGCATGTCGAGGGGCGCGATCTGGGCGGCGTGGAGTGTCGCGGCCGTCGTGGCAATCGTGCACCTTGCGGTCGCTACCGAATACGGCGCGTTTCGAAACGAGCTCTACTTTATTATCTGCGGCCGGCACCCCGCGTTCGGCTACGTCGATCAACCGCCGCTCGTTCCGCTGCTCGCCGCGCTGACGCAATCCGCCGGGATCCATCTCTGGTTGCTGCGCCTTCCGGCAGTGTTGGCCGCAGTACTCCTCGTCCCGGTCACGGTGATGCTTGCGCAACTGCTTGGGGCGAGCACCCGCGGCGCCTGGCTAGCCGCGATAGCGTCCGCAAGCGCGACGCTCGTGACGGCGATGACCGCGACGCTTTCGACGTCGACCTTCGAGCCGATAGCTTTCACACTGATCGCCTACTTCATCACGCGCGCGCTGCTGTTCGCCGAGCCGCGCGCATTCTGGTGGGCGGGAGCGATCACCGGTCTCGCCTTTGAGGCAAAGTACGGCGCCTTCTTTTGGGCGCTCTGGCTGGCGCTCGGGCTCGCGCTCGCCGGACGGCGAACGGCGCTTCGTTCGCGCGATTTTTGGATCGGTTCCTTACTCTTTGCCGTGATCGCGCTGCCCAACGTGTTCTGGCAAGCCGCGCATGGGTTTCCGTTCCTGGAGCTGGTTCGCAACGACAACGCCGGCAACTTCACCGGAACGCCGCTCTACTTCACAGTCGACCAGATCCTCGCGGTGAACATGGTGCTGGCGCCGCTCTGGATTGCGGCGATCGTCGCGCCGTTTGCATCGGCGCGGCTCGCGCGCTTTCGTTTCTTGTCGATCGCCTTCGTCGTGATGGCGGTCTTCATTTTGACGACACACGGCAAGAGCTACTATCTCGCGGGCGCGTATCCGACGATGTTCGCGCTGGGCGCCGCGGCTTGCACGCGATTGCCGCGTTGGCTCGTCGGTCTCTGGGCGGCGCTCATCGCCGTAAACGGCGCGTTCTCGTTGCCGCTCGTGCTTCCGGTGCTGCCGCCCGACCGCCTCAAAACGATGATGGACAACATGAATCCACGGCCGCGCCCGATCGAGGCCGCAGGCATCGGCGCACCGCTGATGCAGATGCTCTCGGATGAATTCGGCTGGCAGAACCTCGCACGCGACGTCGAGGACGCGTACGGCGCTCTGCCGCAGGCGGATCGCGCAAAGGCCGCGATCTTCGCTTCGAACTACGGCGAAGCGGCGGCGATCGACTATTACGGCAGCGGCCTTCCGCCGGCTATCAGCGGCAACAACAATTACTATCTCTGGGGACCGCGCGGTTATGACGGCTCGGTTGTGCTCGCGGTGAATGTCGATCCCGCGCAGTGGTCGAGGATCTGCGATTCGGCTCGTGTCGTCGCTACATTCGGCACGTCGCCCTATGCGATGCGGTACGAGCGCGATCGGCCCATCGTCTTATGCCGCGGCATGCATCCCTCGCTGCCGCAACTCTGGCCGGTCTTCAAACACTACGGCATCGAAAATCTCGGCCGCTGACGGGTGGCGATTTGCCAGACGTTACCGCCGGGGTCTTCGATCATCGCGCGGCGATCGCCGTACGGCATATCGGCCGGTTCCTCGATCGAATTTGCTCCGGCCTTTAGGGCGCGCTGGTACGTCGCATCCGCATCTTCGACATAGAGATAGAGAAAGCTAGACGTCAGTTCGCGCAGTCCTGCGCCGCTGACCATAACGATCGAGTCGCCGATTTGCAGCTGGGAGGGCATATCGCTCGTGAACTCTCCGCGTGCGTCAAAGACGTCCTTCAGAAACCGCACGAGCGCTGCAGGATCTCGAGCCACGAGCCGCGGCGTAATGCTATGCCAACCTTCGGGCTTCCACTCGGGCACTTCATCTCTCCATTTCGAGGCCGCAACGCCCAGAGCGGGGCGGCCGCTGCTCTCACTTCACCTTGCTATCGAGCATTGGCCGACTCCTTGAGCTGAGCACCGATTCGGACAGGGCGGCCCCAGCTGCGAGCGAAGGGGCATTGTTGTGTTCAAACCGCTTCTTAGCATTCTGCTGGTAGCCGGCGTGTTTGGTATGCCGCGGGCGGCCCGCGCCGACGATCCGTTGGCGCGAGTGGTCAACGGCGCAACGTTCGATCAGTTCGTTTCGCAGAAGCTGCGTGAATACGGCGTATCGGGGGCGGTCGTCGCAATCGCCGGTCCGACCGGTCCGGTTTTCATGAAAGGCTATGGCGTCCGCAAGACCGGCGAAACTGCTTTGGTTGACCAAAACACGCGCTTTCAGATCGGGTCGGTCAGCAAGTTCGTAGCCGCTACTGCGGTCGGCACCGTCGTCGATCGCGGCGCGATCGATTGGGATCGGCCCGTTCAATCGTTCAAACCCGCGCTTGCTCTAGCGGAGCCCTACGCGACGAAATGGGTAACGCTGCGCGATTTCTTCGCGATGCGCAGCGGCCTGCCCGCATACGGGGGTGACATCCTCACCCGGTTCGGACTGAGCAGCGCCGAGCTCGTACGCCGCGCGCGCTACCTTACGTTCGATCACAGTTTCCGGGCGCTATACGCCTACAGCAACTACGGAATCTTCCTCGGTCAAGAGTCTGCCGCGCATAGCGTCGGCCTTTCGCCGCAGCAGCTCTTGCAACAACGGATGTTAACGCCGCTTGGGATGGCGCGCAGCGGACCGTCCTCGGCCACGCTGAAGCAAGATCAGAATTACAGTTTTCCGCACAACATCGACGGATCCATAATGCCGGTCGAGAATGTCGATGCGTTCAGCGGTGCGGGCGCAATGGTTTCTACCGGTACCGATATCGAGAAATGGATGCAGATGCTGCTCGCTCGCGGGTCCTACGACGGCAAGCAAATCCTCAAGCCGGCAACGGTCGATCAAATTTTCGCGGCCACCATGGTCATGGGAACCGCCGGACCGCTGCGCGATCCGAACTACTCCGCCGGTCTAGGCTGCGAGAGTTACCACTTTCTGCAGTACCGCGTGATCGAAAAGAACGGCGCGGTGAACGGCGTGCGCGCTATCGTGACGTTGATTCCGGAGAAGAACATCGGAATCGCCGTCTTCGCCAATAAACAACTGACGCAGTTCCCGGAGGCCGTAAGAGCTGAGTTCTTGGAGCGCTATCTTGGCCCGTCCGGCGTCGATCTTCAGGCGAAAATTCGCAAAGAACAGGCAGCGTGGAATGCACTCGTCGATCGGCCGAAGCCGCCTGCAGATGTAAAACCGATATCCCATCGATTGGGCGCCTACATCGGAATTTACGCGAGCCGGCTCTACGGGCTGCTGCGCGTGAGCGGCGACGGACCGTTGCTGCGCGGCGCCATAGGTCCGAACGGCTACGCCGGGCATTTGAGCCACTGGTCCGGCGACTCGTTCCTACTGTGGTTTGACGATCCGGACGTGCAGCCCGGTCTCTTGACC
It encodes:
- a CDS encoding DUF642 domain-containing protein, which encodes MLRIISALSVVAFLAGCVNSSVSSVPGVRLSADAHAAHCPAYRKGSGLLPDGDFQQAIDPGTYYKTFSKGQKLAPHWKVTVLNINFVGTKFWNFDHLCSVDLDGESAVGGIENPSFPTKKGAAYVLSFLLSGNSYCASTTKKMRVSVGNKSVLFKWLDANGHSVQYGIFGKRSLKFNATNSTSTLKFTSLDPPHSGCGPVVGGISVTAA
- a CDS encoding PQQ-binding-like beta-propeller repeat protein, which translates into the protein MRTRWLVSMSLALAVAGCSSNGGGFGENLALPTLGTANARATGPIGASSRSVSWPEFGFIPAGGRLNPHERILSSRNVHRLRKRWSFITGCVGSICGVDSSPAVANGVIYIGSYDGNVYALDAATGAKRWSFLTGDRVFSSPAVVNGVVYVGALDHNVYALNAATGAKVWSYTTGYDVASSPAVANGVVYIGSEDGNIYALNATTGAKLWSFATHLGTDSSPALANGMLYVGSAEGNVYALNAANGSKVWSFPTGGNVESSPAVANGLVYFGSSDGNVYALNAATGAKVWSFPASDYVNASPAVANGAVYAGSIDGNVYALKAATGAKLWSYNTGNLVFSSAAVAHGVVYVGSENGVVYAFRAATGTKLWSYRTGERVFSSPSVANGMVYVGSADLHVYAFGL
- a CDS encoding VOC family protein yields the protein MPNPFVHVELATNDLGKAREFYRNLFDWKLEDMPMDDGDTYTMVEVGENEYGVGGGMMKAPMPGMPSNWMAYLSVDDIKAATEKAQSLGATLIRGITPVPGMGSFSIISDPTGAVLGLWKSESQ
- a CDS encoding 5'-3' exonuclease H3TH domain-containing protein codes for the protein MVHLIDGTYELFRHFYGLRRSTDGRDRPFGAVAGVLNTVLHMIGDGATHLGVATDHVIESFRNELWSGYKTGQGIEPALRAQFDPLEGALRAMGIPVWAMVELEADDALASAAAIASNDSRVQKVCIWTPDKDLAQCVRGDRVVQIDRRSKAIRDADGVRAKFGVDPDLIPDYLALVGDAADGYPGIRGIGPKGAAALLTRYGGIERFPPEVLGERRQLALLFKELATLRTDAALFASVSELEWRGPTAQFPAVCELLGAPELSAQVTRLATQ
- a CDS encoding glycosyltransferase family 39 protein, with translation MSRGAIWAAWSVAAVVAIVHLAVATEYGAFRNELYFIICGRHPAFGYVDQPPLVPLLAALTQSAGIHLWLLRLPAVLAAVLLVPVTVMLAQLLGASTRGAWLAAIASASATLVTAMTATLSTSTFEPIAFTLIAYFITRALLFAEPRAFWWAGAITGLAFEAKYGAFFWALWLALGLALAGRRTALRSRDFWIGSLLFAVIALPNVFWQAAHGFPFLELVRNDNAGNFTGTPLYFTVDQILAVNMVLAPLWIAAIVAPFASARLARFRFLSIAFVVMAVFILTTHGKSYYLAGAYPTMFALGAAACTRLPRWLVGLWAALIAVNGAFSLPLVLPVLPPDRLKTMMDNMNPRPRPIEAAGIGAPLMQMLSDEFGWQNLARDVEDAYGALPQADRAKAAIFASNYGEAAAIDYYGSGLPPAISGNNNYYLWGPRGYDGSVVLAVNVDPAQWSRICDSARVVATFGTSPYAMRYERDRPIVLCRGMHPSLPQLWPVFKHYGIENLGR
- a CDS encoding VOC family protein, with the protein product MPEWKPEGWHSITPRLVARDPAALVRFLKDVFDARGEFTSDMPSQLQIGDSIVMVSGAGLRELTSSFLYLYVEDADATYQRALKAGANSIEEPADMPYGDRRAMIEDPGGNVWQIATRQRPRFSMP
- a CDS encoding serine hydrolase, which translates into the protein MFKPLLSILLVAGVFGMPRAARADDPLARVVNGATFDQFVSQKLREYGVSGAVVAIAGPTGPVFMKGYGVRKTGETALVDQNTRFQIGSVSKFVAATAVGTVVDRGAIDWDRPVQSFKPALALAEPYATKWVTLRDFFAMRSGLPAYGGDILTRFGLSSAELVRRARYLTFDHSFRALYAYSNYGIFLGQESAAHSVGLSPQQLLQQRMLTPLGMARSGPSSATLKQDQNYSFPHNIDGSIMPVENVDAFSGAGAMVSTGTDIEKWMQMLLARGSYDGKQILKPATVDQIFAATMVMGTAGPLRDPNYSAGLGCESYHFLQYRVIEKNGAVNGVRAIVTLIPEKNIGIAVFANKQLTQFPEAVRAEFLERYLGPSGVDLQAKIRKEQAAWNALVDRPKPPADVKPISHRLGAYIGIYASRLYGLLRVSGDGPLLRGAIGPNGYAGHLSHWSGDSFLLWFDDPDVQPGLLTFVFDRDGKVSGIRGSAVSNALTVSYGYFTRS